The genomic segment tattattattttattttttgttattattattttaattattttatttttatttttaaatataactattattataattattaaaatataaaattatattaaataatatttaaattttaaattaaattatattattattaaggtgatGCAGAATAGTTTTAgtagaaagagaagaaaatagaaaaatatttgttaaagtgtttttaataagaaagagaagaaaataaaaatctttttattaaagttaaaaataatttttttaaaagttaaagatGCAAATTGAGAtgttaaaaggttaaaaatgaaatttttgaatttataagaaaagatgttggaggtgtaggatgaaacactcaatgataaatttgtttaaaaaatccCATGGACGCTGCTTTAAAGCCCAAATCCATTCTACCAGAAAGGCCCAAATccaattgaattttaaaaataacgtTAATGAAACGACGGTTATGCATAAGCGTTTTCTTTCTCCTTGCATAACCCTGTTAGGGTTTTTGGGGTCGCCATTTTTGTTTCTCAACAACCTTATTTCACATTCCACTTCGCACCATTCACAATGAACTCCAACACTATATGATACCTTTCCTGGACATCGCCAACATTGTTTTAACCAATATTTCAAAAGATCGTCTGACACCGGTAAGCTGTTTTGGCCCTCACGTTTTTCTAGTTGCTCTTTTAGATTCTATCCTTTTCCCGGAACTTGGTTTTCGAACCGATGGATATCCATCCACTCGTTGGCACACTGGGCTTCTGGAAGCTTCAACTGCAAGAAAACTCCATTCTACCATTGGCCAAATCGCAGTTGTTGCTCATTTGTCAGACATGATGGGTTCGAATTCGAACCATGAATTCAATAACCCTTTTAGGTCCAAAGGTGGTCCACAAATTTTCCCATTCTTTGATTATTTTGCGGAGTTTATGTAGCCTTCCGTTTGGTGGTGATGGATTTGAATGCATTGAGGAGCCTTTGAAAAACCTAGAATTAAATTGTGATTCTGCTGTGGATGGAACGCTCCGTTTAAACGAGGATTGGGGCTATAACCAAAAGCAGTTTTCACTGAGGAAAGGGTTCATAGAAAGTGTGAGGTTAGATGCTAAGAGGGTTCTTGAGGTTCTCCGACAAGATGGTCCCGGTCTCGATGCCAGGTTGGTTTTAGGTGAGTTGCATGTGAGGCCATCAGGGCTTCTTGTGAGGGAGGTTCTCTTTGGAATTTTGAAGAACATAAATTCTGAGAATAAAACTAGGTGTGCAAAGCTGGCATACAAGTTTTTTGTGTGGTGTAGTCAGCAAGAGGGTTACCGGCATACTGCAAATGCATATCACTTAGTTATGAACATATATGCGGAGTGTGAGGAGTTTAAGGCATTGTGGAGATTGGTTGATGAAATGATTGAGAAAAAGCTTCCGGCTACTGCTCGAACTTTCAATATCTTGATTCGTACTTGTGGTGAGGCAGGATTGGCTAAGAAATTGGTGGAGAGGTTCTTAAAATCAAAGACATTTAACTTTAGGCCTTTTAAGCACTGCTATAACGCAATCCTGCATGGTCTTCTTGTTTTAAAACAGTACAAGTTGATTGAGTGGGTTTATCAGCAGATGTTGCTTGATGGATTTTCTTCAgatattttaacttataatattGTCATGTATGCAAAGTACAGACTTGGAAAGTTGGATCAATTCCACAGACTGTTTGACGAGATGGGTAGAAATGGATTTTTTCCAGATTTTCATACATTCAATATTCTACTTCATGTTCTTGGCAAAGGGGACAAACCGCTTGCAGCTCTCAATCTCTTAAATCACATGAGAGAAATGGGTATAGATCCAACTGTGCTTCATTTCACTACATTGATAGATGGACTTAGCAGAGCTGGAAATATGGATGCTTGCAAGTATTTTTTTGATGAAATGATAAAGAATGGATGTATCCCAGATGTGGTGGCTTACACTGTAATGATAACAGGATATGTAGTGGCTGGTGAGCTTGAGAATGCCCTGGAAATGTATCAAGATATGATTTCTAGAGAACAAATTCCAAATGTTTTTACATACAATTCCATAATTCGGGGATTGTGCAGGGCAGGAAAATTTGATGAAGCATGTTCAATGCTCAAGGAAATGGAAACCAAAGGTTGTAGTCCAAACTCTGTTGTCTATGATAGTTTAGTGAGTTGTTTACGGAATGCTGGAAAGACTGCTGCTGCTCATGAAGTGATAAGACAGATGACAGAGAAGAGCAAGTACACTCACATATATTCAAGATACGAACGGAACAAATGAGGCATCGACTTTTGATCTGGATAACCGAGACCCATGATCTGCTGCGTGTTCAGCTGACTAGAAGCTGGATAATGAAGTATGTATCCCCCTCcgccaatatatatatatatatatatatatatatatatatatatatatatatatatatatatatatatatatatatatatatatatatacacacacatctTTTCACTTATTTCTGCACTTAGTAACTGATTTCTGAACCTGTATGGCCATTTTTtcataacatattattaatattttttgtttaccAATTTTAGGCTATACTTCTTTTTGCTAATATCGGCCTGCATTTGTCGAAGAGCTTATTTGCTACGAATAAGGTGCTTAAATTGTCTTTGATTCTATATAGTGTAAATATCATTTTGTTTTGGTGTAGCGTTGaggttaattaatttaaattataagtgGTGTTATGAACTAATTCTGTGGCATTTACTTATactatttaaaacttttaaagtgcataaaacatttttaatctgGATGCTTGACAGTTGATTGATTAATTAGGTACACTATTTGGCTCTTCTGCTTTGGAGGAACATATGTTACCTCTATTTCCCTGAAAAAGGAGAAATAAATGGTGTAAttgtattttagattttaagCCATCTTCTGCGTGTTCAAATTTATTACTTGTAAAGTTAACAGTTTATAATATGACTGTTTTCCGTAGGAGAAAATACACTATGCATTGACTGTGTAAAGTAGTTTTAGATTTTAAGCCATCTTCTGCTTGTTCTAATTTATTACTTGTAAagttaaaagtttataatatgTCTGTTTTCCGTAGAGAAAATACACTATGCATTGACTGTGTAAAGTAGTTTTACATTGTTATCTAGTCACAAACTATCATGTATAGCAAGTTTGTTGACTTTTACTATAATTACCTTAAAAATTGTACCAATGGTGGCGATTTGTGAGTGGGTGACAATGTAAAAATGTAAACCTGTTTTACATTATCAGTGTATAACCATTAAACTCTTTTCATAATAACTGATCagtttacatatttaattattgtgcTGAAAATACACTTTTGATTATTTTCACTGAAGTATATAAACTGAAATTGATATAACACTAATTTTTAGCTTTTGGAGGTGTAAGACTAATCTTCCTGGTTCATGAGTTCCAAAATCCGGAGCAAGCAACAAACAACAGCTTCAAATATTGCCAATAGTCAGAGATGCAGTAATTATTTAAGTTGATCTCCACACACATGCTTAAGCTGGTTGCTTTTCTGTGGCTTCAAAGGGCAGCCATTCAGTTTGATGCCACATTCCAGATGAAGATTGGAAAGCTTATCCTCTTCTATTGTCAGGTTATTGTTATGGTTCATTTTTTGGcttgatattttgttttcatactTGATAGGCATATTCTGTCATCATGCCGTGGGAGCAGTCCAACAGTAAGGGTGTCTTCACATATATTCATCTCGCTTGAGATCTTTTTATTGCAAAAGCGTATGCTGTTGTTAGAGATATTAAAGTGTATAACTTTATGGTAGATAACAACACTTCTTTGCCTAAAGCACACAATCGTCTGTATAATAAGTAGCATTGTACATGGCTTATCCTTTTGGAATGCTACTTTCCAAGTTTTAAATCAGGGCTGCTTTTATTTTTGACAACTAATTGCATCTGCTTTTGTTGTGCAACAATTTCATCTTTGCTCGTTAGAAAGTTTCCCAACGTAGGAACCACTTATGTCAGATTCAATTGTTTTTACAAGGCTTCCTTTTCATTCTCCTTCAAACAGATTTTTGCTTAATATTTCTCCGATTTATCGTGCCAAGTGATACATAGGACACGTTGATGCAATTTTTCATGTACATAGAGTCACTGTCATCTCTGAAGTCTTTTCCAAACTTTCTTGATTCACCCTCTCACATTTATTTTACCTAgtattagatttatttttgaaacCACTCACATTATAACACTGTTCTTGCAGTTAAACATCATACAGGATAAATGTTGAACGTAAGTGTATACATCCATCATTCAAGTTCCCGCTCTGATTGTACAATCTCATAGGATTGATGTTTTTAGGTTTTCTGTTGGATGGATTGGCGACTCAAAGTGTTTACATTCGTCATCCGGGGCTTGTGTATCTACATGTAATGATGAAGGCGGCCGTTGCTTTTTTGGTCTGTCAGCTAAGCCTATTCAGCATTGTGTTTTCCCCCTTGATCTTTCTAATACGGTTTTATTCGTTTATTTTGTATTCCTGATTGAATTGACTGGTTATTATAGCCATTACATACTTACCGTGTGAGATTCCTATACTGAGAATGAGACTGAGGATAAAATTGAACGTTTCATTTCATCTAAGGGTGTTGGCTGTTGAACCCTACCACCGCCGAGCAAAACTCTACTaatattgaaaaaggatttagaaaaaaagaaccATTGAATGTCtaaatatagataatttttaaaatcaagtgCTGACTTTAATAAAATtgcattttaaaattagaaatcaAGTGGCCCCTATTTCTTCCACGGATTAAGAGTACTGACTTTATTGAACCGTTCTTCAAATCTGCGAATAATAAAAGCATTCAGATTCAGCATTATTCAGATCCGCGTTCATCAAAGTAGTCCAAATAAAAATAGCTCCTTGTACCAGGCATTGGAACATGTATACGAGAAATCCATTTACTGTCTTAAATAGTCAAGTTCATTGGAAATCTGTTACCTTCTCCGCGCAAGAGTCATACTAAGTTCGTTGTTGGCATATTTTAAGAACTGAAAGACATCTGAGTGATTCATGATGATGTCTATAACATTGACCGTGCTTATTACAGTATTACTAAGCATAAGGTGGGATTTCCTATTCACACAGCACAACGTTCTATTGTTTCACATAAAACCTCTAATTCCCCTTCCCCCCGCcctttattatttgtttagtCTTGTATTTTTCATGATATCTTTTTGCTCACCACACCATCAATCTTCGATTGTAGTTGTATCACTAGTCTTCAACTATGTCGATCCATTCTGGGCTTCTCACTATTTGCTCACATGTTGGGCATAATGTCAGTACTTACAGTTTACTGTGGTGGTACTTGTTGCAGACAGACACAGAGGACATAAAAACTATTGAAACAGTCGCaagttttttcttattttaagtaattttgtCCGGAAAATGATAGTAGCTAGCTAAATGGTTGCAGACTTTCATGTCAGAACAGTCATAAAATTTAGTGGACTTCTGTGACATGCTTGGCCATATGTACAGCCAAAGCTAACCAAATGATTCagaacataataaattaaaatgcttTCCTTTTCAAAGAACCTTGAGTGTTTTAAGTTATCTATCTCTCAGAAGAAAGATTTAAAAGCCACTTTTTGCCTTCACTTATTCTTTAAGCGGAGGGAGCACACCCTTAACCCCTTTTGAACCATGCTTCCATTGGCTGATAGAAAGTGATCCACAAAGAATGGAAGAGGATTCTCACTGTACcagttttttttccttctgcACACTCTTGGTACAATTTATAAGAACGAGCAGAAGGCATAGATATCATCAAACTCAAAAAGATAATTCGAACCGAGAAAAGTTTTCATTATTCATAAACTATACGAACAATCTGCTGCTTAATATCTATATCGGGATATCTTAAAGGAGGggaagaatttgaaaatttggatGATATgtattgcttttattttttctcttccgGTTTCTCTTCTGGCTTCTCTTcattcttttcctctttcttttcctctttcttttcttctttcttctcttcctttgcAGGTCCAACTGATATTATATCTACCTTCCCTACTTTCTTCAGCTTCTTCACCACCGCCACTGCATCCATTTCGCCAACCACTATCAACTTCTGTTCCTTCACATCTGCAGCTATCGAATCAACCCCTATATTGTTCAAATGAACAACAGTTAAACAGATcaaaagaaaaggttttcaaTGACCAGAACGAAAATGAAACTATAAGTAAACACCAACCATAGATATCTGCAGCTGCTTCTATTgctttcttctttgttttttcatcTATCATAGTAAGGACCTTTAATACCACCTTCTGCTACGGATCCAGTGAGGGACAGCAAATGCAGACAGAGGCAAGAGaatgataaacaaaatttcCATCAAATACTTGagttaaaaattatacataGAAATATAACCAAACAAGCACTAACATGTGCATGTGGAATAAAAACTAAGAAAgagagagcgagagagagaAATATTGCAGATGATTGAAGATGAAAAACAGTACCTGAGCCTCCATTGTGAAGAGGAAGATGTGcgtgaaaagaagaaaaagggtaaTGAAGGGTCGAAAACTTGTGTGGCCTTTGTAATAGAAGTAAGGCGTGCGGTTGTGGatatcttcttttatttgtGGGTGTGTCTGTGTGTGCTACATCCAAAAGATGGACACTTTAAATGCAAAACTGTTGGCCAGCATAGCTCAACTCAATAGCACACAAAGGACAAACGTTGACGTGATGAACTGTGTTACTCGCCGGGTGAATTTTCTTTCTCTGTAAAATTTTCTCAACCATAGTGTTCTATCAGTGGAAGAAttatcagaaaaaaataaaaaatctaacaatattttcattttgatttccTATGTACCTTCTCACACAGTCAGTCAACTTGTTATATTTTTGTAcgtaaagaaaaagaatttgaTCACGTCAGGGAACAtgttaacaatatttaaaaaagcgAAATATGTGGAAAGGGAAAAGAAGCATGTATGGAAGTTAAAAGATAAACGGCGATATTGAGATTCATGGTAATCCATCACTTTAAATTAAGAATTGTTTTACAGCAATGGCAATGAGGCACCAACTCATGGTCTACTCATCACGacaaatctaattaaaattacaagTTAGATGAAAGACTGTCACTTTGCAGCTTCagtctataatattattattcctGTGATTGTGGCTACTATTAAAAATAACACTGAGATACAAAAAGTAAGACAAAAAAGTTTCTCTATTAACATTAACTTATATGCAAGTTAATAAGAAAAGATAGATAACTATATAAAAGAagttaatatttcaaattttattacattCTTTTTCATGTAAAAGTTCTTATGAAAAGGTTAATTCATTAACAGAGtcatatctaaaatatttttttttgttttaaataaaaattatattttatgaagcTTAAAGCTTAATTGTGATTTAATAACCTGGGTTATTTTTGTATTAGAGATTAAGTCTCCACTAAAATGAACTTCTCCATATGCATGCATTTGATAGCAATAAGATGAGATAGagataagaataaataaaattgatcaaatcaaattattaacaaataacaAGAATAAAACATAAGATTtgttaataaaagaattattagaataaataaatgttagGAATTACTTGAATGTCTTGTAAAAGTTGAGATAAATATACGAAAAATACAACgtacaaaatattaaactttaagattttatattaaaaataatatcaatttgtTTATATGAGCAACTTATATGTGGTCAATATATCCCATCAAAAGTCAGTAATTTATTTGGAGTCCCAACCAATAGTTAAAGTCATTAAAAGTGTGTTGAAATAAATTGGTGtaacaattatattatattgtagtatgattttattaaaacaaattttattttagtgatgaaaaatttaaaattatactaatatttcaaacataaatactAAAGACATTATAGAATTAGATTCAAATTAAGTGGTTACATACTATAATTAGATTTGAAATAAGGAATGACTTCTTTTTAAAAGGAAGTTGAATATAAAGTTGTTCTTCCCTACCCTACAAGCAAGGTAACAAGAAGTAGAAGTTTGTAAGCACCATAATTACGATTAAATGCAAAAAAAGTTTTGACCTTTGAGTATCTCCACTGATGCatgtatatattcaattttactGTGCCAATTGAATCCAATACAGTACAGTCATGCAAAGCTTATAGTCCACTGTTCTATGTTCAAAACAAACATCATTTTTCAATATTCTACTTCCATTTTTTATGGTATTTTTTAGTGTAGGTATGAATtgaaaattcaatataaattcaaataattgtaTTAGAATTAAATCTAAATTCATATATCTTCTAAAACAAATACTTTGATATTTTGTAgatctaaatataaataatttaattaaattttaaatccaaactctcattttaaaagttaaatagtTTGGATGTTTACAAATTAGTCTCACACCGATTTTAAaaaggatattttaaaaaatcagttttaaatttaacataatgtaaaattaatattttttagaatgaaaAGTTATTGAAGtcttttatctatatataaatgAGATTTCTTTTTTAGTGTCCATATTtgctttttcaaatttattcttgaaataaaagttttttaaaattaaaataattattttatcaattttatcatttttttaatttaaccattttattaatttaaatttttaaacttaacatttttaattataaaactacctataaaataaatataaaactatttataataaaattataaaaatgacttatatttatttttataattataataataacaataataatattaattttattatcataaaaaaaattaaaaagtgaacACATGTTTCTCACTAGTACttcataaaatatgtaattaattaataattaaaaatataaatattatttcatatttagtatatatatatatatatatatatatatatatatatatttatttatttatttattgacaGCAGAGTTAGATACAATATTTGACACACTTTCTCAATCTTATGAGTAGGAaatgaattcaatttttaaaattctaattcaAAATCTAATCAATTTAATCTAAATAATTGGAGTggaattaaattcatatttatatttttttagataataaatcCAAATTATGGgatgatatttaaatttgagattattttttctaaaatataaaagtttgaatgttttataaattgatttgatacgaattttaaaatcagttttaaatctaaacaaatttatctaaaaatattctttagaattaaattttgttaaaatccttccaattttataaaatttggaattaattaataatttaaaaaataaattacctttttatatttaatgcaTATTTCTAGTAGAGTTAGGtacaattaataaaacaaattacttTCCTTATATTCAACACATGTTTATTTCATGTATAAAATGTCAACTCACTGATCTTCTTCCACCATGATCTTTAGGGGCAGCTATTGGCATTTGGGTTTGTACGTAATCACGTTGAAAgcattgttattgttttttgaatttaatttatgatatttagttaaacttatgttattattataatttattgcattaataaagttaatgatgtaataaaataattaatttttattagatgTTTACGTACAACTATGTTAtacagaaaatatatataaatcaaactCTTATTGTTTTTGGTAGCCATGCAATTGTTGGAAAATGTTGAGATCCAATGAATCCACCACTGTGTGATACTGTTATGGCATTAATGTTTAATGTTTAGTTTATATGCAATAAGAAcagtatataatattataatctaTACATATAATAACACTATTTgcataagttaaaaaaatttaaaaccacGTCTAAAtctaagttttatttattgaataaaaatgataaaattaaacattatgtaaaaaatacctataaattaaatgtgttgaagttttaatttaaaagtgatattaatatcttatatagattaaattatttaaatgattagACTTGTGTGATCTAAACTTTGGTTAGATCCTGAATCTTTAAGAGTTATTTAAATGTAATAGATCtatgtttatttattgtatttgaacatgtttaAGTTATATGTTAATGACTTGATTTACGAGTGATAGGttcgtttttaatatttttctgaaaataaaaaaaattgttgaaataaATTGTTAACATATCGGATCTTTCTACATAACAAACTAAAACAAactcattcatatatatatatatatatatatatatgattttattaatattgtttacttttatatGTATACGATACAAACAACAAAATACAAGAAACAAAAACTGACTCGTAATTAAACAACAACATACAAGTACTACCTCGTACTTGTCATTATTGAcgcataatttatattatatattacatgCATGTAAAATAGAACACCATTGATCCACGCATATGATCACACAACGGTTGTAATAAACATGTCTTGTTTCTCGTCCTTGACCTCTCGTCAAGCTTGAAGTGAAAGACAACTGAGAGAATGGtatttatttctctctcttctccaGTTGAAGCAGAGAGCCCTACTCGAACCCGTTCAGAAAGCACTGTATGTAACTCAATATCGTAGGAGAGAATAACAGGATTACTCCCAGGATAAAAAGTAGAAACCGCCAATCTTTTAGAGGCAGAGTTATAGCTTATGTGTCAGTTCCACCATGCAGTTGTCTTGGACCTAATAGAGTTGACATCGATTCCGATGTGTCTGTATGTTGGATCGCCAATATGTTGATTAGGGTAGGTGTCAAATTCGACAGCAACAACTTTGTTTGATTCAGCTTTGAAATCAACAATGGTTTGGTTTTGAGAAGTGGAGGAGTTTCTTAAAGCGTTAGTAGGAAAGAGTCCCAGGAGACAGCCACCAGAATTTGAAGGGATGACAGTGTCATATGGTGCAAGGAAGAAGGGCAAGCCATCAGCTGGAAAAGTGTAAGGTGTTGAGATTTGAAAGGTGAAAGAAGTTTCAAAGCTTGACACAACCGTGCCGTCAGCCGTCACGTCCCGGTTCAGGAATTTTAACCCGATTCCTTTTCGAAATACGTGTTGAAACGTTATCAGACGGGCTTCCCCCGTTTCTTAGAATCGATTAACCCATGTGCAAGTGCCGTTCAGATGAAATCTTTCTCCTCTTCGACCTTCAAAGTTCTCATTTGAATATTTGCTACTACCACCAAGATCTGTACCGACGAccgcattttggtgatataaagaggacATTCCAACTATCAAATCCTAAAaatcaacactttcaaaattttcgAAAATTTGGCATCACCACAGAGATTTCCCAAAGGTGCAATGGTGCAGAGTATAACACTCTTCCCACGCTACCAATGGCAGGATTTCCTCTACTGTTTAACTTAGTGAGTTGTATGACATTGTTTGCAGAAATGGCATCACCTTGGAACATAAGATCCTTTTGGTCATGACCGAACCTGCTGAAGCTAAAAGATAATGACTGTGCTGACTTCACCTTACATGGGGAACATGAACAACATTGTCACACAGGCAAACAGAAGAATTACGAATGAATAATTTTTGCTAGAGACGCGCCATGGTGGTATTCAATTGATTTAGTTGGAATCTTAACGAAGAGTTCATGCAAAACCTTTCCCATTTATAGGAGTAAATTAATTGACAATTACAAAAATAGACAAGTCGTGACTTCACCTGTAATATTGATCACGGTTGAAGTCGTACATTCCAAAAATGATTTCTGactgttgtaatcgattatcaagcattataattgattactacacttttttttattaaaaattaataaaaatattaaagttgtaAGAGGATTGACGACTTCAATACGAGAAGTCGTACATCTCcacacatttttacttttttttttattttttaattttattattaattaaaatgatttataatttataaataatatttttaaatttatttgaaataatgtaaattatacctaattaatatttaaaaattatatttcattataatatattttttgaattttaattattatattatatttctttttcgaattattaattaataataattttttcattataaactatttaaattaataaaaaggtttaatagttAAAATGTTTGCAGGGATGACGACTTCTTTAGTTAAAGTGGTGCATCCTTtcacacttttatttttttagttcttttattatttaaattagtttataatttttaaataatgtatttagatgtatataaaatattttaaattatatataaataataattaaagttttttaatattattaaataaataaattttattgttttaattatttttgtaattaaattaaattttttataaaagtaattttaatttaataattccTAAccataattattgtaattacataaataaaaatacataaatttattatatttcattataattttttttattataattaattaaattaaatttattatattaaacaaaaataaatttacttatatttcattataaattaaatttaagtaaatttattttatttaaatttaatttataatagatataagtaaatttatttttgtttaatttacttataataaaaatttataagtaaatttttgtttagaaaataGTTGTAATATTGAGTAAATACATGGCAGGTAGCATATAGCTTGGcctataattaattacaatttacTACAGTGTACAACTTTAGGTTTTGATGTAAACTACACGCACAGCCCGTTAACTCTCTAGTGacaattttatttcatactatttttcttttgttgatttTTCGTCGTActcttttcatatttataatttatttaataactgtgtatgaataataatttttatttaatagataataattttataacatactattatatttatattatatgtttattttaaaaaaaaattatgcactGAGATGAGattgatatatttaataatctTGCTTCACATAATGTAAAATACAATCCTAACAGCCCCATACAAAAATACTGGTTTTGACtgatcttttatattataaaaaattctcACTCCAAATTTTCTCTCACATATAAAACAGTATCACCACATTAGATTATTGTATGCACTAATCCGTAGTTTTTCCGATCTAGTATGTCTGATATAGATAataaggatgaaaaaaaaactcattctaATTCtgatagaatttttttatattaattattattaaattgagtgtgaatataatatttgttttagttatatatt from the Vigna angularis cultivar LongXiaoDou No.4 chromosome 3, ASM1680809v1, whole genome shotgun sequence genome contains:
- the LOC108326356 gene encoding pentatricopeptide repeat-containing protein At3g60050, with the translated sequence MNSITLLGPKVVHKFSHSLIILRSLCSLPFGGDGFECIEEPLKNLELNCDSAVDGTLRLNEDWGYNQKQFSLRKGFIESVRLDAKRVLEVLRQDGPGLDARLVLGELHVRPSGLLVREVLFGILKNINSENKTRCAKLAYKFFVWCSQQEGYRHTANAYHLVMNIYAECEEFKALWRLVDEMIEKKLPATARTFNILIRTCGEAGLAKKLVERFLKSKTFNFRPFKHCYNAILHGLLVLKQYKLIEWVYQQMLLDGFSSDILTYNIVMYAKYRLGKLDQFHRLFDEMGRNGFFPDFHTFNILLHVLGKGDKPLAALNLLNHMREMGIDPTVLHFTTLIDGLSRAGNMDACKYFFDEMIKNGCIPDVVAYTVMITGYVVAGELENALEMYQDMISREQIPNVFTYNSIIRGLCRAGKFDEACSMLKEMETKGCSPNSVVYDSLVSCLRNAGKTAAAHEVIRQMTEKSKYTHIYSRYERNK
- the LOC108326357 gene encoding heavy metal-associated isoprenylated plant protein 12; the protein is MEAQKVVLKVLTMIDEKTKKKAIEAAADIYGVDSIAADVKEQKLIVVGEMDAVAVVKKLKKVGKVDIISVGPAKEEKKEEKKEEKKEEKNEEKPEEKPEEKK